A section of the Microbulbifer pacificus genome encodes:
- a CDS encoding pectate lyase family protein, translated as MQFELKKTVVLGALLGSFMAAGAVAQPVGYATLNGGTTGGAGGDVVYATTGTEIHAALCNRPSSDTPIIIHVEGTINHGNTSKVSGDSCNTADGVIEIKEVSNVSLIGVGNGALFDELGIHLRNSSNIILQNLHVRNVKKSGSPTSNGGDAIGMETNVYNVWADHLTLEASGGESDGYDALFDMKATTKYVTLSYSILRNSGRGGLVGSSDSDDNNGPVTFHHNLYENIDSRTPLLRHATAHAFNNHYVSLNKSGMNPRIGGIMKAENNYFEDSNDPLGTFYTDDMGYWDVSGNIFSNVTWTEEATDNHPAGPDPVSTTTLSIPYSYALDDAGCVPQIVLAAAGANKGLLTSDGNCQSSGSSSSSSSSSSSSGGSSSSSSSSSSSSGGTTSSSSSSSSSSSGGTGSSGGSVPTDLGANLSIGAGSDGSSKGSGSYGDVRDGDLTSAWQPSSASGERISIKWSSATSFNTVIIRENGNVVQNWRLVNNDTGEELASGSGIGSEMQVYLGDVSMAKINLVIDSASSAPYIAEFEVYNATGEVSSSSSSSSSSGGSSSSSSSSSGGGSTVSTLVLQEAEAGFCAVDGALETEHSGYTGFGYANTENASGTGVDWSVVVPAAGVYTLEFRYANGSGDRPADVLVNGASATSIAMGESGGWTSYTTGSVSVTLSAGYNEIRLQATSGNGLANIDSLSVTGVEPVAGDCAGGSSSSSSSSSGSSSSGGTSSSSSSSSSSGGSSSSSSSSSGGSSSSSSSGGTSSGGAFPSTEVSNACYILATDPNVNWRDSSELTSDQDIVECLFQTLGRAVGYGENAMGGYDPDGNSQLTVITKNDAQGRSVEQQILDAVTGDEPNWIVFDKFEFASETEVAMYRNFCGDASVQAAIGGSEAQCIDYHQWCDDNGYSDQDACLVEFFNNRLNDSTLPIRNTKIGSHKTLDGRQANAYFRFNGFAIGADSSGTPIMTSEHVILTHLDFRGAGHTEDHELDPDMIRSTGASHEIWIHKNTFDTTGDSAFDVKVGAYNITMSFNKLVNVKRAALHGSSDSRTINEQIRTTMHHNAFVTTDDHYSYLGNTLRRVPLIRRGTTHMFDNLFMNYRKDILSVRVGASVLWEDNMFLMNSIHQEKDDVVQALTERGEELARDVDGGNFRSEGSKVWFSDAACNLDPSLVYDIVSASGSVADLKMDYSQYSRDVITAEGRPAGQALADYVSATAGKNGEIPFNSPLGYDQSYVIGLGEVACQ; from the coding sequence ATGCAATTTGAGCTGAAAAAAACAGTCGTGCTCGGCGCACTGCTGGGTAGCTTTATGGCTGCCGGAGCGGTGGCGCAGCCAGTGGGCTACGCGACCCTGAACGGCGGTACCACCGGCGGCGCCGGCGGCGATGTGGTGTACGCCACCACCGGTACCGAAATCCACGCGGCCCTGTGCAATCGCCCCTCGAGCGATACCCCGATCATCATTCACGTTGAGGGCACCATCAATCACGGCAACACCAGCAAGGTTTCCGGCGACAGCTGCAATACCGCCGACGGCGTGATTGAAATCAAGGAGGTGAGCAACGTCTCGCTCATCGGTGTCGGCAACGGTGCGCTGTTCGACGAACTGGGCATCCACCTGCGCAACTCCTCCAACATCATTCTGCAGAACCTGCACGTGCGGAATGTGAAGAAATCCGGTTCCCCCACTTCCAACGGCGGTGACGCCATCGGTATGGAAACCAACGTGTACAACGTGTGGGCGGATCACCTCACGCTTGAAGCATCCGGCGGCGAGAGCGACGGTTACGATGCGCTGTTCGACATGAAGGCCACCACCAAGTACGTGACCCTGTCCTACAGCATTCTGCGCAACTCCGGCCGCGGCGGTCTCGTCGGCTCCAGCGACAGCGACGACAACAACGGCCCGGTGACATTCCACCACAACCTGTACGAGAACATCGACTCGCGCACGCCGCTGTTGCGCCACGCCACCGCGCATGCGTTCAACAACCACTATGTGAGCCTGAACAAATCCGGCATGAACCCGCGCATCGGCGGCATCATGAAAGCGGAAAACAATTACTTCGAGGATTCCAATGACCCGCTCGGTACCTTCTACACCGACGATATGGGTTACTGGGACGTGAGTGGCAATATCTTCTCCAACGTCACCTGGACCGAAGAGGCCACCGACAACCACCCGGCGGGACCGGATCCGGTATCCACCACCACGCTGAGCATTCCCTACAGTTACGCACTGGATGACGCCGGCTGCGTACCGCAGATCGTGCTCGCCGCGGCGGGCGCCAACAAGGGCCTGCTGACTTCCGACGGCAACTGCCAGTCCTCCGGCAGTTCCTCAAGCAGCAGTTCGTCCAGCAGTTCCTCCGGCGGCAGCTCCAGTTCTTCCAGCAGTTCCAGCAGCTCTTCCGGCGGTACTACCAGCAGTAGCAGCTCCTCTTCCAGTAGTTCCTCCGGCGGTACTGGCAGTTCGGGCGGCAGCGTGCCCACCGATCTTGGTGCGAACCTGTCCATCGGCGCCGGCTCCGACGGTTCCAGCAAGGGCAGCGGCAGCTACGGCGACGTGCGCGATGGCGACCTGACCTCTGCCTGGCAGCCGTCTTCTGCCAGCGGTGAGCGCATCTCCATCAAGTGGAGCAGCGCCACCAGCTTCAACACCGTGATCATTCGCGAGAATGGGAATGTGGTGCAGAACTGGCGCCTGGTGAACAACGACACCGGCGAAGAGCTGGCGTCCGGCAGCGGTATCGGCAGTGAGATGCAGGTGTATCTGGGCGATGTGTCCATGGCCAAGATCAACCTGGTAATCGACAGTGCCAGCAGTGCGCCGTACATCGCCGAGTTCGAGGTGTACAACGCAACCGGCGAGGTGAGTTCTTCCTCCTCCTCGTCATCTTCCTCCGGCGGTAGCAGCAGTTCCTCGTCCAGCAGCTCGGGCGGTGGCAGTACCGTATCCACCCTGGTGTTGCAGGAAGCGGAAGCCGGCTTCTGCGCCGTAGACGGTGCGCTGGAAACCGAGCATAGCGGCTACACCGGTTTCGGCTATGCCAATACCGAAAACGCGAGCGGCACCGGTGTCGACTGGTCAGTGGTGGTTCCCGCCGCGGGCGTCTACACGCTGGAATTCCGCTATGCCAACGGCTCCGGTGATCGCCCCGCCGATGTTCTGGTAAATGGTGCCAGCGCGACCTCCATTGCAATGGGCGAGAGCGGTGGCTGGACCAGCTACACCACCGGATCGGTTAGCGTGACCCTGAGCGCCGGTTACAACGAGATCCGCCTGCAGGCGACCAGCGGCAACGGGCTCGCCAATATCGACAGCCTCTCAGTGACCGGAGTTGAGCCGGTGGCGGGCGACTGTGCCGGTGGCTCATCTTCTTCGAGTAGCTCTTCCAGCGGTTCGAGCTCTTCCGGCGGCACTAGCAGCTCCTCCTCCAGCAGCTCGTCTTCCGGTGGCAGCAGCTCTTCCTCCAGCAGTTCCTCCGGCGGCAGCAGCTCCTCGTCCTCCTCCGGTGGCACGTCCTCTGGCGGTGCCTTCCCGTCCACCGAGGTGAGCAATGCCTGTTACATTCTGGCCACCGACCCGAACGTGAACTGGCGCGACTCCAGTGAACTCACCAGCGATCAGGACATTGTCGAGTGCCTGTTCCAGACCCTGGGACGCGCGGTGGGTTACGGTGAAAATGCCATGGGCGGTTACGATCCCGACGGCAACAGCCAGCTGACCGTGATCACCAAAAACGATGCGCAGGGCCGCAGCGTCGAACAGCAGATCCTCGATGCGGTCACCGGTGATGAACCGAACTGGATCGTGTTTGACAAGTTCGAATTTGCCAGTGAAACCGAAGTGGCGATGTACCGCAACTTCTGTGGCGACGCTTCGGTGCAGGCGGCAATCGGTGGCAGTGAAGCGCAGTGTATCGACTACCACCAGTGGTGTGACGACAACGGCTACAGTGACCAGGATGCGTGCCTTGTTGAGTTCTTCAATAATCGCCTGAACGACAGCACGCTGCCGATTCGCAACACCAAAATCGGATCGCACAAAACCCTCGACGGTCGCCAGGCGAATGCCTACTTCCGCTTCAACGGTTTTGCCATCGGCGCCGACAGCAGCGGCACACCGATCATGACCTCCGAGCATGTGATCCTGACCCACCTGGACTTCCGCGGCGCCGGTCACACCGAGGACCACGAGCTCGATCCGGACATGATCCGCAGTACCGGTGCGTCCCACGAAATCTGGATTCACAAGAACACCTTCGACACCACCGGTGACTCGGCGTTTGATGTGAAAGTGGGTGCCTACAACATCACCATGTCGTTCAACAAACTGGTGAATGTGAAGCGCGCGGCGCTGCACGGTTCCAGCGACAGCCGGACCATCAACGAGCAGATCCGCACCACCATGCATCACAACGCGTTTGTCACCACTGACGATCACTACAGCTACCTGGGCAACACCCTGCGTCGCGTACCGCTGATCCGTCGCGGCACCACGCACATGTTCGACAACCTGTTCATGAACTATCGCAAGGACATCCTCAGTGTACGCGTCGGCGCGAGCGTGCTGTGGGAAGACAACATGTTCCTGATGAACAGCATCCATCAGGAAAAAGACGATGTGGTGCAGGCGCTCACCGAGCGCGGTGAAGAGCTGGCCCGTGATGTCGACGGCGGCAACTTCCGCAGTGAGGGCAGCAAGGTGTGGTTCTCCGATGCGGCGTGCAACCTGGATCCGTCTCTGGTGTACGACATCGTCAGCGCCTCCGGCAGTGTTGCGGATCTCAAGATGGATTACTCCCAGTACTCTCGCGACGTGATTACTGCGGAAGGTCGTCCGGCTGGCCAGGCACTGGCGGACTACGTCAGCGCCACCGCCGGTAAAAATGGCGAGATTCCGTTTAACTCACCGCTCGGTTACGACCAGAGCTATGTGATTGGCCTGGGGGAAGTTGCCTGCCAGTAA